A genomic stretch from Anomalospiza imberbis isolate Cuckoo-Finch-1a 21T00152 chromosome 9, ASM3175350v1, whole genome shotgun sequence includes:
- the SHISAL2A gene encoding protein shisa-like-2A isoform X3, with the protein MSAECSSYLNADKVLVSGFSCPRAGGDARAVFCCGFQDVKYCCDDPHSFFPYEHSYMWWLSVGALVGLSIAAVVLFAFIITVCVLCYLFISTKPRSKLDTGLSLQTAGTIVGSIVAENKDWKQNEENGKGMKEPISDSEARGSSIC; encoded by the exons ATGAGCGCCGAGTGCAGCAGTTACCTCAACGCCGACAAGGTGCTGGTGAGCGGGTTCAGCTgcccgcgggcgggcggcgaCGCCCGCGCCGTGTTCTGCTGCGGCTTCCAGGACGTCAAGTACTGCTGCGATGACCCCCACAGCTTCTTCCCCTACGAGCACAGCTACATGTGGTGGCTCAG TGTTGGAGCACTCGTGGGCCTGTCAATAGCAGCAGTGGTCCTCTTTGCTTTTATCATCACTGTGTGTGTTCTCTGTTATTTGTTTATCAGCACCAAGCCACGCAGCAAACTTGATACTGGTTTGAGCTTACAGACAGCA GGGACTATCGTGGGAAGCATAGTAGCAGAAAATAAGGACTGGAAACAGAATGAGGAAAATGGGAAGGGAATGAAAGAACCAATATCag ACAGTGAGGCCAGAGGGAGTTCGATATGTTAA
- the SHISAL2A gene encoding protein shisa-like-2A isoform X1 translates to MSAECSSYLNADKVLVSGFSCPRAGGDARAVFCCGFQDVKYCCDDPHSFFPYEHSYMWWLSVGALVGLSIAAVVLFAFIITVCVLCYLFISTKPRSKLDTGLSLQTADSEARGSSIC, encoded by the exons ATGAGCGCCGAGTGCAGCAGTTACCTCAACGCCGACAAGGTGCTGGTGAGCGGGTTCAGCTgcccgcgggcgggcggcgaCGCCCGCGCCGTGTTCTGCTGCGGCTTCCAGGACGTCAAGTACTGCTGCGATGACCCCCACAGCTTCTTCCCCTACGAGCACAGCTACATGTGGTGGCTCAG TGTTGGAGCACTCGTGGGCCTGTCAATAGCAGCAGTGGTCCTCTTTGCTTTTATCATCACTGTGTGTGTTCTCTGTTATTTGTTTATCAGCACCAAGCCACGCAGCAAACTTGATACTGGTTTGAGCTTACAGACAGCAG ACAGTGAGGCCAGAGGGAGTTCGATATGTTAA
- the SHISAL2A gene encoding protein shisa-like-2A isoform X2 encodes MSAECSSYLNADKVLVSGFSCPRAGGDARAVFCCGFQDVKYCCDDPHSFFPYEHSYMWWLRADLGGAQSRAQCPRCGCGKTHRVEKRGLQSRSQFHSVGGQCVDVFVCQFTLTPRFQ; translated from the exons ATGAGCGCCGAGTGCAGCAGTTACCTCAACGCCGACAAGGTGCTGGTGAGCGGGTTCAGCTgcccgcgggcgggcggcgaCGCCCGCGCCGTGTTCTGCTGCGGCTTCCAGGACGTCAAGTACTGCTGCGATGACCCCCACAGCTTCTTCCCCTACGAGCACAGCTACATGTGGTGGCTCAG GGCTGATCTTGGAGGTGCACAATCTAGAGCTCAATGCCCAAGGTGTGGGTGTGGCAAGACTCACAGAGTGGAGAAACGTGGCCTCCAGTCTCGCTCTCAGTTCCATTCTGTTGGTGGCCAATGTGTTGATGTGTTTGTCTGCCAGTTCACATTGACACCACGATTTCAGTGA